Proteins co-encoded in one Salvelinus sp. IW2-2015 linkage group LG17, ASM291031v2, whole genome shotgun sequence genomic window:
- the LOC111977044 gene encoding transcription factor HES-2-like, translating into MKMIPNITSESVQSFAPRLTVARRKEALELRKTMKPLLEKRRRARINDSINHLKTLILPLTGKDNSRYSKLEKADILEMTVRFLSDIPAAQKKSTSDSFKEGYKACLQRVTALIPKTNLDKDSCQRVNDFIQQSMSASVDPACQNCCAQSSRAFPQIQQRLLSLKANVGSRIENHSNSLPNRPQPVPQAVNANMWRPW; encoded by the exons ATGAAAATGATTCCAAATATAACCTCCGAATCTGTCCAATCCTTTGCTCCAAGGCTAACTGTGGCCAGGAGAAAAGAGGCGCTTGAATTGAGAAAG ACAATGAAACCTTTGTTGGAAAAGAGAAGGCGCGCTCGTATCAATGACAGCATCAACCATCTGAAGACTCTGATCCTTCCACTCACAGGAAAAGAT AATTCTCGGTACTCGAAGCTTGAGAAAGCTGACATCCTTGAGATGACCGTAAGATTCCTCAGTGATATTCCTGCCGCTCAGAAAAAAAGTACATCAGACAGCTTCAAAGAAGGGTACAAAGCCTGCCTGCAGCGCGTCACCGCTCTGATCCCCAAAACAAACCTGGACAAAGACTCGTGTCAGCGGGTGAACGACTTCATCCAGCAGTCCATGTCTGCGTCCGTCGACCCAGCTTGTCAGAACTGTTGCGCCCAGAGCTCCAGGGCTTTCCCCCAGATTCAGCAGAGACTCCTGAGCCTCAAAGCCAACGTTGGCTCCAGAATCGAGAACCACTCGAACTCGCTTCCCAACCGGCCCCAGCCAGTGCCACAAGCTGTCAATGCTAACATGTGGAGACCCTGGTAG